A region of Thiofilum sp. DNA encodes the following proteins:
- a CDS encoding ABC transporter permease: MSLLRTYWPWLLRLGVLLLFLALVFKPYWFEGVFAPLVSPGATVIYPQDSLASLTLQHLELVLISLVVSALLGVSAGVFVTRPSGAEFFPLSRAIANIGQTFPPVAVLALAVSAVGFGAYPTLIALALYGLLPIFENTVAGINQVPNSVLDAADGMGMSGTQRLWGVELPLALPLILEGIKVATVINIGTATIGSTVAAKCLGEVIIAGLLVNNMAYVLQGGLIVGLMAVLIYDLLGLTQTFLVQRMGLSTQVA; encoded by the coding sequence ATGAGTCTGCTACGTACTTATTGGCCGTGGTTATTGCGCTTGGGTGTGTTGCTACTGTTTTTAGCCTTAGTGTTTAAGCCCTATTGGTTTGAAGGGGTATTTGCGCCTTTAGTCTCACCGGGTGCAACCGTCATTTATCCTCAAGATAGTCTTGCTTCTCTCACCCTTCAGCATTTAGAGCTAGTACTAATTTCATTGGTGGTGAGTGCGCTATTAGGAGTCAGTGCTGGAGTATTTGTAACACGTCCTAGTGGTGCGGAATTTTTCCCCCTCTCGCGGGCGATTGCTAATATTGGGCAAACCTTCCCTCCGGTGGCAGTGTTAGCACTTGCGGTATCAGCGGTGGGGTTTGGTGCGTATCCAACTTTAATTGCTTTAGCACTCTACGGTTTACTGCCCATTTTTGAAAATACCGTAGCAGGCATTAATCAAGTGCCTAACTCAGTGTTAGACGCAGCGGATGGTATGGGTATGTCCGGTACTCAACGTTTGTGGGGAGTGGAGTTACCCTTAGCGTTGCCATTAATTCTAGAAGGGATCAAGGTAGCAACAGTCATTAATATCGGTACGGCTACTATTGGTTCTACGGTGGCGGCTAAGTGTTTGGGAGAGGTCATTATTGCCGGATTATTGGTTAATAATATGGCGTATGTATTGCAGGGTGGGTTGATTGTGGGGCTAATGGCGGTATTGATTTATGACCTATTAGGTTTGACTCAAACTTTCTTGGTGCAGCGTATGGGATTGAGTACGCAGGTGGCTTAA
- a CDS encoding ABC transporter ATP-binding protein, with translation MISIRQVSKRYGFSTVVDQVSMEIEQGTITAIVGTSGSGKSTLLRMINRLTDMSEGEIWIEGQDIMSQPATELRRRIGYVIQGNGLFPHRTVAENIATVPKLLKWQDSDIHERVYELLDLFNLEPKQYAHKLPHQLSGGQQQRVGVARALAARPQLLLMDEPFGALDPVIRHKAQEDLLAIQQQFGITVLVVTHDMDEAFLLADKVAVMHGGKLLQYAAPEDILVQPADPFCVQLTGTSDRALKLLSLAKAKDYLAPVDEAIELDMPDEASLRDVLSELTWRGVPMTNIINAHGQRIGSIGLNQILKAGQAR, from the coding sequence ATGATTTCAATTCGTCAAGTATCTAAGCGTTATGGTTTTTCCACTGTGGTGGATCAGGTCTCGATGGAGATTGAACAGGGAACGATTACCGCGATTGTCGGCACGTCGGGTTCGGGTAAGTCGACCTTATTACGTATGATTAATCGCTTAACCGATATGAGTGAGGGTGAAATTTGGATTGAGGGGCAGGATATTATGAGCCAGCCCGCCACCGAATTACGCCGCCGCATTGGTTATGTGATTCAGGGCAATGGCTTATTTCCGCATCGTACCGTAGCCGAAAATATAGCGACGGTTCCTAAGCTGCTCAAATGGCAAGACTCCGATATTCACGAGCGTGTGTATGAATTATTGGATTTATTTAATTTAGAGCCAAAACAATACGCGCATAAGCTACCGCATCAGCTTTCTGGTGGACAACAACAACGCGTCGGAGTCGCCAGAGCGCTAGCCGCCCGCCCGCAATTATTATTGATGGATGAACCATTTGGAGCCTTAGATCCGGTGATTCGTCATAAGGCGCAAGAAGACCTATTAGCTATTCAACAGCAATTCGGTATCACCGTATTAGTGGTCACCCATGATATGGATGAAGCCTTTTTGCTCGCGGATAAGGTCGCAGTGATGCACGGGGGTAAATTACTCCAATACGCGGCTCCTGAGGATATTTTAGTTCAGCCTGCTGACCCGTTTTGTGTGCAACTCACAGGTACATCGGATCGTGCCTTAAAATTATTGTCGCTGGCAAAAGCTAAAGATTATCTAGCGCCTGTGGATGAGGCTATTGAACTGGATATGCCAGACGAAGCCTCACTGCGCGATGTGCTTTCGGAGCTTACATGGCGCGGTGTGCCCATGACTAATATTATTAATGCACACGGACAGCGCATTGGTTCGATAGGCTTAAACCAAATTTTAAAAGCAGGGCAGGCACGATGA